The Spirosoma foliorum genome has a window encoding:
- a CDS encoding alpha/beta fold hydrolase, which produces MTHTFVNTSGSTADSAPVRLHVVQAGPATGPLIILLHGFPEFWFGWKQQIEALAEAGFWVWVPDQRGYNISDKPTAVDAYGLDTLASDVVSLINAAGREKAVIVGHDWGAAVAWWTAVSYPERVERLVALNVPHPIVMKRFASRDIGQLFRSWYIGFFQLPWLPEVVVRLGNWAFLAQTMTRSSRENTFAEDDLKQYRAAWSQPGAARAMINWYRASFQKPPIRRNNIRVRVPTLLIWGVKDQFLKREMAQPSIDLCDSGRVVFIESATHWVQHEEAQRVTELIIGE; this is translated from the coding sequence GTGACGCACACATTTGTTAACACGAGTGGCTCCACTGCCGATTCCGCTCCGGTCCGACTGCATGTCGTTCAGGCGGGGCCGGCAACGGGGCCACTCATTATTTTGCTACATGGTTTCCCGGAATTCTGGTTCGGCTGGAAGCAACAAATTGAGGCATTAGCCGAAGCGGGCTTCTGGGTTTGGGTACCCGATCAGCGGGGTTATAACATCAGTGATAAGCCAACGGCTGTTGATGCGTATGGGCTTGATACCTTAGCATCCGACGTCGTTAGCCTGATTAATGCCGCAGGCCGAGAAAAGGCGGTGATTGTGGGCCACGATTGGGGCGCAGCTGTGGCCTGGTGGACAGCCGTTTCATACCCGGAGCGAGTAGAACGGTTGGTAGCGTTGAATGTGCCCCATCCCATTGTTATGAAGCGGTTTGCCAGCCGCGATATTGGGCAACTATTCCGTAGTTGGTATATCGGCTTTTTTCAGCTACCCTGGCTTCCCGAAGTTGTGGTTCGATTAGGGAATTGGGCTTTCCTGGCCCAAACCATGACGCGTAGCAGCCGCGAGAACACATTCGCCGAGGATGACCTGAAGCAGTACAGAGCGGCCTGGTCGCAGCCGGGTGCCGCCAGAGCCATGATTAACTGGTATCGGGCTTCGTTCCAAAAGCCGCCTATTCGACGGAACAACATTCGCGTCAGGGTGCCGACATTACTTATTTGGGGCGTAAAGGACCAATTTCTTAAGCGGGAAATGGCTCAACCCAGCATTGACCTCTGCGACAGCGGACGCGTTGTGTTTATCGAATCTGCCACCCATTGGGTCCAGCATGAAGAAGCCCAACGCGTAACGGAGTTGATAATAGGGGAGTAG
- a CDS encoding metal-dependent hydrolase family protein: protein MKKLYLLAGLSLLASPLFAQRTLIHCGNLFDGTGNTLQPQMTVVVEGNKITAVQKGYTTPSGQDKVLDMKAKTVLPGLIDMHVHLESQTRRGGAIDGFTSNPADVAYRAAGYAKTTLLAGFTTVRDLGGSGVNVSLRNAINAGLVEGPRVLTVGKSIATTGGHADPTNGYRKDLMGDPGPTEGVINSPEDARKAVRQRYKDGSDLIKITATGGVLSNAKDGSNPQFTEEEVKAVVDAAKDYGFAVAAHAHGAEGMKRAIRAGVQTIEHGTLMDDEAIELFKKHGTYYVPTIIAGKTAADSARHFGYYPPLVVPKALAIGPKIQATFGKAYKAGVKIAFGTDAGVFIHGYNAKEFEYMVEAGMPAVEAIKAALMTNAKLLGMDAVVGSIEAGKFADIIAVDENPIQNIKTLQAVKFVMKDGKVYKQ, encoded by the coding sequence ATGAAAAAACTATACCTGCTGGCGGGTTTATCGCTGCTGGCCTCTCCTCTATTTGCTCAGCGGACACTCATTCACTGCGGAAATCTGTTCGATGGTACTGGCAACACCTTACAACCTCAAATGACGGTTGTTGTTGAAGGCAACAAAATTACCGCCGTTCAAAAAGGTTACACAACGCCTTCGGGTCAGGATAAAGTCCTGGACATGAAGGCAAAAACGGTTCTTCCTGGTTTGATCGATATGCACGTCCATCTGGAAAGTCAGACACGCCGTGGCGGTGCTATTGATGGCTTTACCAGCAATCCAGCGGATGTTGCCTATCGGGCAGCAGGTTACGCCAAAACAACGTTACTGGCAGGCTTCACAACAGTTCGCGATTTGGGTGGTTCGGGCGTAAACGTCTCGCTGCGTAACGCCATCAATGCTGGTCTGGTAGAAGGGCCTCGCGTACTAACCGTTGGCAAATCGATTGCCACAACAGGCGGCCACGCCGATCCTACGAATGGCTATCGGAAAGATTTAATGGGAGATCCCGGTCCGACTGAGGGTGTGATCAATAGTCCGGAAGATGCGCGTAAAGCGGTTCGTCAACGGTATAAAGATGGCTCTGACCTGATCAAAATTACGGCAACTGGTGGTGTATTGAGTAATGCCAAAGATGGCTCAAATCCACAATTCACGGAGGAGGAAGTAAAAGCGGTTGTCGATGCGGCCAAGGATTATGGTTTTGCCGTAGCGGCTCACGCACATGGCGCTGAAGGGATGAAACGAGCGATTCGCGCGGGCGTACAAACGATTGAGCATGGTACGCTGATGGATGACGAGGCCATTGAACTGTTCAAGAAACACGGCACCTACTACGTTCCAACCATCATTGCTGGTAAAACAGCCGCCGATTCAGCCCGGCACTTTGGCTATTATCCGCCTTTAGTCGTTCCTAAAGCCCTGGCGATTGGCCCAAAAATTCAGGCAACGTTTGGAAAAGCGTACAAAGCTGGTGTAAAAATCGCTTTCGGTACCGATGCGGGCGTATTTATTCACGGCTACAACGCCAAAGAGTTTGAATACATGGTCGAAGCGGGAATGCCAGCCGTAGAAGCCATCAAAGCAGCGTTGATGACTAATGCTAAATTGCTGGGAATGGATGCCGTAGTCGGTTCAATCGAAGCCGGTAAGTTTGCCGATATTATCGCTGTCGACGAGAACCCCATTCAGAATATCAAAACTCTGCAAGCCGTCAAGTTTGTCATGAAAGACGGAAAGGTGTATAAGCAGTAA